Proteins from one Ananas comosus cultivar F153 linkage group 5, ASM154086v1, whole genome shotgun sequence genomic window:
- the LOC109709918 gene encoding probable calcium-binding protein CML18 (The sequence of the model RefSeq protein was modified relative to this genomic sequence to represent the inferred CDS: added 51 bases not found in genome assembly), with the protein MSNPQTPPDREKPKPKPSPAQGLGSMAEVEKVFSRFDANGDGRISASELESVVRALGSDVRPEELRGMMDEMDADRDGFVNLQEFAAFHRPSRPSAADAELRDAFEMYDLDRNGRITAEELHLVLRRLGDTCSVADCSRMIRSVDADGDGSVCFDEFKNMMTNNTNNAAGSGSGSGPSSS; encoded by the coding sequence tcgccggcgcAGGGGCTGGGGTCGATGGCGGAGGTGGAGAAGGTGTTCTCGCGCTTCGACGCGAACGGCGACGGGCGGATCTCGGCGTCGGAGCTGGAGAGCGTGGTGCGCGCGCTGGGGTCGGACGTGCGGCCGGAGGAGCTGCGCGGCATGATGGACGAGATGGACGCCGACCGCGACGGCTTCGTCAACCTCCAGGAGTTCGCCGCCTTCCACCGCCCGTCCCGCCCGTCCGCCGCGGACGCCGAGCTGCGCGACGCCTTCGAGATGTACGACCTCGACCGGAACGGCCGGATCACCGCCGAGGAGCTGCACCTCGTGCTCAGGCGCCTCGGCGACACCTGCTCCGTCGCCGACTGCTCCCGCATGATCCGATCCGTCGACGCCGACGGCGACGGCAGCGTCTGCTTCGACGAGTTCAAGAACATGATGACCAACAACACCAACAACGCCGccggctccggctccggctccggACCCAGCTCATCATGA